One segment of Alnus glutinosa chromosome 2, dhAlnGlut1.1, whole genome shotgun sequence DNA contains the following:
- the LOC133859670 gene encoding uncharacterized protein LOC133859670 isoform X3, with amino-acid sequence MIMKTNILIICILFASLLLSPSSILARELAESTGGNGQIGNPNNPAFPIKCDPKSSTYSHCIGQTKPEPKCKPNGVYARCPGTGSSGKPNNPAVKPGTGSSGNPNNPAVKPGTGQPNDPTKGPITKCDPESKNCLVKQKPKPKCNPSNVFERCSPPQDP; translated from the exons ATGATCATGAAGACCAATATTCTTATTATTTGCATTCTCTTTGCTTCCCTTCTTTTATCGCCCTCTTCGATTCTCGCTCGAGAATTGGCTGAGAGTACCG GAGGTAATGGCCAAATCGGGAATCCCAACAACCCAGCATTTCCAATAAAGTGCGATCCTAAGAGCTCGACTTACAGTCATTGCATAGGGCAAACCAAGCCAGAGCCGAAGTGTAAACCTAATGGGGTCTACGCTCGATGCCCAG GTACTGGCTCATCTGGAAAACCCAATAATCCAGCAGTAAAACCAG GTACTGGCTCATCCGGGAATCCCAATAATCCAGCAGTAAAACCAG GTACTGGTCAACCAAATGATCCGACCAAAGGTCCAATAACCAAGTGTGATCCCGAGTCAAAAAATTGCCTTGTGAAACAAAAGCCGAAGCCCAAGTGTAATCCCTCGAACGTGTTTGAACGTTGCAGCCCACCTCAAGACCCATGA
- the LOC133859670 gene encoding uncharacterized protein LOC133859670 isoform X1: protein MIMKTNILIICILFASLLLSPSSILARELAESTGGNGQIGNPNNPAFPIKCDPKSSTYSHCIGQTKPEPKCKPNGVYARCPGTGSSGKPNNPAVKPGTGSSGNPNNPAVKPGTGSSGNPNNPAVKPGTGQPNDPTKGPITKCDPESKNCLVKQKPKPKCNPSNVFERCSPPQDP from the exons ATGATCATGAAGACCAATATTCTTATTATTTGCATTCTCTTTGCTTCCCTTCTTTTATCGCCCTCTTCGATTCTCGCTCGAGAATTGGCTGAGAGTACCG GAGGTAATGGCCAAATCGGGAATCCCAACAACCCAGCATTTCCAATAAAGTGCGATCCTAAGAGCTCGACTTACAGTCATTGCATAGGGCAAACCAAGCCAGAGCCGAAGTGTAAACCTAATGGGGTCTACGCTCGATGCCCAG GTACTGGCTCATCTGGAAAACCCAATAATCCAGCAGTAAAACCAG GTACTGGCTCATCCGGGAATCCCAATAATCCAGCAGTAAAACCAG GTACTGGCTCATCCGGAAATCCCAACAATCCAGCAGTAAAACCAG GTACTGGTCAACCAAATGATCCGACCAAAGGTCCAATAACCAAGTGTGATCCCGAGTCAAAAAATTGCCTTGTGAAACAAAAGCCGAAGCCCAAGTGTAATCCCTCGAACGTGTTTGAACGTTGCAGCCCACCTCAAGACCCATGA
- the LOC133859668 gene encoding uncharacterized protein LOC133859668 isoform X6: MKTILIICILFASLLFSPSSILARELAESTGGNGQTGNSNKPAMPIKCDPKSSTYTRCIGQTKPPEPKCNSNGVFSRCPGTGSSGKPSNPAVKPGTGSSRNPNNPAVKPGTGSFGNPNNPAVKPGTGDQPITKCDPKGPYTRCPQPKHKCDPKYKRCNNN, from the exons ATGAAGACCATCCTTATTATTTGCATTCTCTTTGCTTCCCTTCTTTTCTCGCCCTCTTCGATTCTCGCTCGAGAATTGGCTGAGAGTACTG GAGGTAATGGCCAAACCGGAAATTCCAACAAACCAGCAATGCCAATAAAGTGCGATCCTAAGAGCTCCACTTACACTCGTTGCATAGGGCAAACCAAGCCGCCAGAGCCGAAGTGTAATTCTAATGGGGTCTTCAGTCGTTGCCCAG GTACTGGCTCATCTGGAAAACCCAGCAATCCAGCAGTAAAACCAG GTACTGGCTCATCCAGGAATCCCAACAATCCAGCAGTAAAACCAG GTACTGGCTCATTCGGGAATCCCAACAATCCAGCAGTAAAACCAG GTACTGGTGATCAACCAATAACAAAGTGTGATCCTAAAGGCCCCTACACACGTTGCCCCCAGCCGAAGCACAAGTGTGATCCCAAGTACAAACGTtgcaataataattaa
- the LOC133859668 gene encoding uncharacterized protein LOC133859668 isoform X5, whose product MKTILIICILFASLLFSPSSILARELAESTDAGGNGQTGNSNKPAMPIKCDPKSSTYTRCIGQTKPPEPKCNSNGVFSRCPGTGSSGKPSNPAVKPGTGSSRNPNNPAVKPGTGSFGNPNNPAVKPGTGDQPITKCDPKGPYTRCPQPKHKCDPKYKRCNNN is encoded by the exons ATGAAGACCATCCTTATTATTTGCATTCTCTTTGCTTCCCTTCTTTTCTCGCCCTCTTCGATTCTCGCTCGAGAATTGGCTGAGAGTACTG ATGCAGGAGGTAATGGCCAAACCGGAAATTCCAACAAACCAGCAATGCCAATAAAGTGCGATCCTAAGAGCTCCACTTACACTCGTTGCATAGGGCAAACCAAGCCGCCAGAGCCGAAGTGTAATTCTAATGGGGTCTTCAGTCGTTGCCCAG GTACTGGCTCATCTGGAAAACCCAGCAATCCAGCAGTAAAACCAG GTACTGGCTCATCCAGGAATCCCAACAATCCAGCAGTAAAACCAG GTACTGGCTCATTCGGGAATCCCAACAATCCAGCAGTAAAACCAG GTACTGGTGATCAACCAATAACAAAGTGTGATCCTAAAGGCCCCTACACACGTTGCCCCCAGCCGAAGCACAAGTGTGATCCCAAGTACAAACGTtgcaataataattaa
- the LOC133859670 gene encoding uncharacterized protein LOC133859670 isoform X2 yields the protein MIMKTNILIICILFASLLLSPSSILARELAESTGGNGQIGNPNNPAFPIKCDPKSSTYSHCIGQTKPEPKCKPNGVYARCPGTGSSGKPNNPAVKPGTGSSGNPNNPAVKPGTGQPNDPTKGPITKCDPESKNCLVKQKPKPKCNPSNVFERCSPPQDP from the exons ATGATCATGAAGACCAATATTCTTATTATTTGCATTCTCTTTGCTTCCCTTCTTTTATCGCCCTCTTCGATTCTCGCTCGAGAATTGGCTGAGAGTACCG GAGGTAATGGCCAAATCGGGAATCCCAACAACCCAGCATTTCCAATAAAGTGCGATCCTAAGAGCTCGACTTACAGTCATTGCATAGGGCAAACCAAGCCAGAGCCGAAGTGTAAACCTAATGGGGTCTACGCTCGATGCCCAG GTACTGGCTCATCTGGAAAACCCAATAATCCAGCAGTAAAACCAG GTACTGGCTCATCCGGAAATCCCAACAATCCAGCAGTAAAACCAG GTACTGGTCAACCAAATGATCCGACCAAAGGTCCAATAACCAAGTGTGATCCCGAGTCAAAAAATTGCCTTGTGAAACAAAAGCCGAAGCCCAAGTGTAATCCCTCGAACGTGTTTGAACGTTGCAGCCCACCTCAAGACCCATGA